Proteins found in one Pieris napi chromosome 11, ilPieNapi1.2, whole genome shotgun sequence genomic segment:
- the LOC125053731 gene encoding regucalcin-like produces MWFYLSCAIVCIISANGYKSSTPFIKNLVRGGDHFEGPHWADKENALYWTDISEQKIYRLDAETGNVTIREIVYGPVSLVVTVKDYPKLILVSSRAELYLLSWDSEQGDSALRLLTAVDLGKPDNRINDGKVDRRGRLWFGTMGKEDESGVEKEQGTLYMLTKENYINPAEKVMPVSISNGIAWTSDDLFMFYIDSVLRNIQVFDYDVDTGSIRNRRTLFDFQANNVTGVPDGMTIDTDGNLWVACFDGGKVIKIDSRAGKLLEQHKMPASKVTSVVWGGHNFATLFVTTSKRSLNSMQLAQEPEAGSLFSIENTGSRGYPSNQFIFSNADLY; encoded by the exons ATGTGGTTTTATTTAAGCTGTGCtattgtatgtataatttCAGCGAATGGATATAAATCTTCGACACCATTTATAAAGAAT TTAGTACGTGGCGGAGACCATTTCGAAGGTCCACATTGGGCTGACAAAGAAAATGCTTTATACTGGACAGATATAAGTGAGCAAAAAATCTACAGGCTCGATGCAGAAACCGGAAACGTGACAATACGGGAAATAG TATACGGTCCCGTATCATTAGTAGTCACCGTTAAGGACTACCCGAAGTTGATATTAGTATCATCACGAGCTGAGCTCTATCTACTATCGTGGGATTCAGAACAAGGAGACAGTGCCTTGAGGTTGTTAACAGCTGTGGATTTGGGCAAACCTGACAATCGCATTAATGATGGCAAAGTTGATAGGAGGGGAAGACTGTGGTTTG GAACTATGGGCAAGGAGGATGAAAGTGGTGTAGAGAAAGAACAAGGTACACTTTATATGCTAACAAAGGAAAACTACATCAACCCAGCAGAGAAAGTTATGCCTGTATCAATATCTAATGGCATTGCATGGACTTCAGACGATCTGTTCATGTTTTACATTGATTCTGTATTGAGAAACATTCAAGTTTTCGATTATGACGTGGATACTGGTTCTATAC GTAACAGAAGAACTTTATTTGATTTCCAAGCAAACAATGTCACTGGAGTGCCCGATGGTATGACTATTGATACAGATGGAAATCTTTGGGTAGCCTGCTTTGATGGCGGAAAG GTTATTAAAATAGATTCAAGAGCTGGAAAGCTCTTGGAGCAGCACAAAATGCCTGCTAGTAAAGTGACGTCAGTAGTATGGGGCGGACATAACTTTGCGACATTATTTGTTACTACAAGTAAACGGAGCCTCAACTCTATGCAACTAGCTCAAGAGCCTGAAGCAGGATCACTCTTTTCAATTGAAAACACTGGATCTAGAGGATATCCAAGCAATCAGTTCATTTTTTCAAATGCTgatttatattga
- the LOC125053504 gene encoding tRNA pseudouridine synthase A isoform X2, protein MSVATKEIENDDHLVDKQRTRFQQRQRKRQWEFNENKKGNSECEAKKLCDQPFERIKRKKMAMLLGYCGVDYFGMQRNPGVKTIEEDLLQALLGAKYITEEDFVNQQNAQFQRSSRTDKGVSAARQVVSVKLPLEVNVDEINKRLPECIRVFGIKRVTNKFNSKSKCNARTYSYTLPTYVFEKAVCTDEERKVYRISAEKQNLVNQLLGHYKGTKSYHNFTEKKHHQDPSASRYMMSFTMKKIFIESEVEFAELLVKGQSFMLHQIRKMVGLVIVIARGQADQGMIDKAFGKEKVMIPTAPGLGLMLDKVHYERYDTRYKDSHESLTWEDLDDTIEKFKMEHIHPNVVKGEIEGRNMALWLEKIEKHSFDPNDYVMEDKDDNIQDDDDDEKVDADIENDEDEREIDIDKNNADRNVCATDIKNGEQVEDIEGNNSDGVVKHNNGNTDSTDVISVSEDKKESTCV, encoded by the exons ATGAGTGTAGcaacaaaagaaatagaaaacGATGATCATCTAGTAGATAAACAGCGTACAAGGTTCCAACAACGTCAACGAAAGCGGCAATGGGagtttaatgaaaacaaaaaaggtAATAGTGAATGTGAAGCAAAAAAGTTATGTGACCAACCTTTtgaaagaattaaaagaaaaaaaatggcaaTGCTGCTTGGCTATTGTGGCGTTGACTATTTTGGAATGCAaag AAATCCAGGtgttaaaacaattgaagagGACTTATTACAAGCATTGTTAGGTGCAAAATACATTACAGAGGAAGATTTTGTTAACCAACAAAATGCACAATTTCAAAGAAGTTCTAGAACAGACAAAGGTGTCTCGGCTGCAAGACAGGTTGTGTCAGTTAAACTAC CTCTTGAAGTCAATGTAgatgaaataaacaaaagacttCCAGAATGCATCAGAGTATTTGGAATAAAAAGGGTgactaataaatttaactcaaAATCAAAGTGCAATGCACGGACATATAGTTATACTCTTCCAACATATGTATTCGAAAAAGCAGTTTGCACAGATGAGGAAAGGAAGGTGTACAGAATATCAGCAGAAAAGCAGAATTTGGTGAATCAGTTACTAGGTCATTATAAAGGGACTAAAAGTTATCACAATTTCACAGAAAAAAA ACACCATCAGGACCCTTCAGCCTCAAGATATATGATGAGCTTTACAATGAAGAAGATCTTCATTGAATCTGAGGTCGAATTTGCTGAACTATTAGTTAAG GGACAAAGTTTCATGTTACATCAGATAAGAAAAATGGTTGGTTTAGTGATAGTTATTGCCAGAGGGCAAGCTGATCAAGGAATGATAGACAAAGCATTTGGTAAAGAAAAGGTGATGATACCCACAGCTCCTGGCCTCGGGCTCATGCTTGATAAG GTGCATTACGAACGTTATGATACCCGCTACAAAGATTCCCATGAAAGTCTTACCTGGGAAGACTTAGATGAcacaattgaaaaatttaaaatggaacACATTCatccaaatgttgtaaaaGGAGAAATAGAAGGAAGAAATATGGCTCTTTGGCTAGAAAAAATTGAAAAGCACTCATTTGATCCAAATGATTACGTTATGGAAGATAAAGATGACAACATTCAAGATGACGATGATGATGAGAAAGTTGATGCTGATATTGAAAATGATGAAGATGAAAGAGAAATAGACATTGACAAAAATAATGCTGACAGAAATGTTTGTGCCACAGACATAAAAAATGGTGAACAAGTTGAAGACATTGAGGGCAATAACAGTGATGGTGtggtaaaacataataatggAAATACTGATTCCACAGATGTAATTAGTGTAAGtgaagataaaaaagaaagtacTTGTGTATAG
- the LOC125053506 gene encoding mitochondrial glutamate carrier 1-like, whose translation MSKPGQPPPVAQFNPVPKIINGGIAGIIGVSVVFPLDLVKTRLQNQTVGPNGERQYKNMLDCFKKTYAAEGYFGMYRGSAVNIILITPEKAIKLAANDMFRFYLTLPDGSLPVFRQMIAGGSAGACQIVITTPMELLKIQMQDAGRLAAQAKAEGRKFERVTAMQLTRKLVAERGIFGLYKGITATAARDVSFSIVYFPLFATLNDLGPKEPGAAAPPFWWSFGSGCAAGSTAALAVNPFDVVKTRMQTLTKGSGERQYTSILDCITKTLKFEGPTAFFKGGACRMIVIAPLFGIAQTIYYLGLAENYLGIK comes from the exons ATGAGTAAACCAGGACAGCCTCCACCAGTAGCACAATTTAA CCCAGTACCAAAGATTATAAACGGTGGCATTGCGGGAATCATTGGCGTCTCCGTCGTGTTCCCCTTGGATCTTGTGAAGACGCGATTGCAAAATCAAACTGTCGGACCAAATGGAGAGAGACAATATAAGAACAT GCTGGATTGTTTCAAAAAGACATATGCGGCGGAGGGTTACTTTGGCATGTACAGGGGATCAGCAGTTAACATCATCCTCATCACTCCAGAAAAGGCCATAAAGCTCGCTGCCAATGACATGTTCCGTTTCTACCTTACACTGCCGGATGG ATCACTGCCAGTATTTCGTCAAATGATCGCCGGTGGTAGCGCAGGCGCTTGCCAAATTGTCATCACAACACCTATGGAGCTGTTGAAGATTCAGATGCAGGACGCTGGAAGACTCGCCGCGCAAGCTAAAGCGG AGGGCCGAAAATTCGAAAGAGTCACAGCTATGCAATTGACTCGTAAGCTGGTGGCGGAGCGCGGTATTTTTGGGCTTTACAAGGGTATCACGGCAACTGCGGCGAGAGATGTGTCATTCAGTATTGTCTATTTCCCATTATTTGCGACACTCAACGATCTTGGGCCCAAAGAGCCGGGTGCCGCAGCGCCACCTTTTtg gtgGTCCTTCGGATCGGGTTGTGCGGCTGGATCAACGGCCGCGCTCGCAGTTAACCCCTTCGACGTTGTAAAGACTCGAATGCAGACTCTGACAAAGGGAAGTGGCGAAAGACAGTACACCTCCATCCTAGATTGTATCAC GAAAACCTTAAAGTTTGAAGGGCCAACCGCCTTCTTCAAAGGCGGGGCGTGTCGTATGATTGTCATAGCCCCGCTCTTCGGAATTGCGCAAACCATCTATTATCTAGGTCTAGCCGAGAACTACCTAggcattaaataa
- the LOC125053505 gene encoding MYG1 exonuclease: MFKLPARIITILSTYQRYRNISITSQLLKGIGIMKVGTHDGVFHCDEVLACYMLKLLPEYSDAEIVRTRDLEKLKTCDIVVDVGAEFDHERKRYDHHQREFKETLSTIKPDLGNKYKIKLSSAGLIYAFYGENIIQSLAPKECPLHPDNLQIIFKKVYEHFIEEMDAIDNGVPMTDEEEPKYKIRTHLSARVGKLNPEWNTMQTTNVDELFEKAMKMVSEEFLHVVNYFISVWLPARDFVKTALETRFEVHKSGKILEFKERFPWKEHLFDLEEEMGLIGEVNYVVFNDKPNSWRVQAIPVAPVSFVTRKPLHEKWWGVRDDLLSDIAGIKDCVFCHSTGFIGGNCTREGAIAMAEASLNA; encoded by the exons ATGTTTAAGTTACCAGCAcgtataattacaattttgtcAACTTATCAAAGATATCGTAATATAAGCATAACTTCTCAGTTACTTAAAGGTATTGGTATCATGAAg GTTGGAACACATGATGGAGTATTTCATTGTGATGAAGTTCTCGCCTGCTATATGCTCAAACTCCTTCCTGAATACAGTGATGCAGAAATTGTTCGCACTAGAGATTTGGAAAAACTTAAAACGTGTGATATAGTAGTTGATGTTGGAGCGGAATTTGACCATGAAAGAAAGAGATATGACCATCATCAACGAGAGTTTAAAGAAACATTAAGTACAATAAAGCCAGATCTTggtaataagtataaaataaa GTTAAGTTCTGCTGGACTTATTTATGCATTTTATGGTGAAAATATTATCCAATCCCTTGCACCAAAAGAGTGCCCTTTACATCCAGACAAccttcaaattatttttaaaaaagtttatgaACATTTTATAGAGGAAATGGATGCTATAGACAATGGTGTACCTATGACAGATGAGGAGGAACCAAAGTACAAAATAAGAACACATTTAAGTGCTAGAGTTGGCAAACTGAACCCTGAATGGAATACAATGCAAACTACTAATGTAGATGAACTTTTTGAAAAGGCAATGAAAATGGTCAGCGAGGAATTCTTACATGTAGTTAACTATTTCATATCTGTCTGGCTTCCAGCTAGAGACTTTGttaaaactgccttagaaacaCGATTTGAAGTGCATAAGTCTGGTAAAATTTTGGAGTTTAAAGAACGATTTCCATGGAAAGAGCACTTATTTGATTTAGAAGAAGAAATGGGATTGATTGGAGAAGTTaattatgttgtttttaatgatAAGCCTAACTCTTGGAGAGTCCAAGCTATACCTGTAGCACCAGTTAGTTTTGTAACAAG AAAACCATTGCATGAAAAATGGTGGGGTGTCCGTGATGATTTACTATCCGATATTGCTGGTATAAAAGACTGTGTATTCTGTCATAGCACAGGATTTATTGGAGGTAATTGTACAAGAGAAGGTGCAATAGCCATGGCGGAAGCAAGTTTAAATGCTTGA
- the LOC125053504 gene encoding tRNA pseudouridine synthase A isoform X1, whose protein sequence is MSVRLFQRFISSIKQNLPKHAKLVKTGPLKLQIQTMSVATKEIENDDHLVDKQRTRFQQRQRKRQWEFNENKKGNSECEAKKLCDQPFERIKRKKMAMLLGYCGVDYFGMQRNPGVKTIEEDLLQALLGAKYITEEDFVNQQNAQFQRSSRTDKGVSAARQVVSVKLPLEVNVDEINKRLPECIRVFGIKRVTNKFNSKSKCNARTYSYTLPTYVFEKAVCTDEERKVYRISAEKQNLVNQLLGHYKGTKSYHNFTEKKHHQDPSASRYMMSFTMKKIFIESEVEFAELLVKGQSFMLHQIRKMVGLVIVIARGQADQGMIDKAFGKEKVMIPTAPGLGLMLDKVHYERYDTRYKDSHESLTWEDLDDTIEKFKMEHIHPNVVKGEIEGRNMALWLEKIEKHSFDPNDYVMEDKDDNIQDDDDDEKVDADIENDEDEREIDIDKNNADRNVCATDIKNGEQVEDIEGNNSDGVVKHNNGNTDSTDVISVSEDKKESTCV, encoded by the exons ATGTCAGTTCGATTATTTCAAAGATTCATTTcttcaattaaacaaaatctgCCGAAACATGCTAAACTTGTAAAAACAG GTCCtcttaaattacaaattcaaaCAATGAGTGTAGcaacaaaagaaatagaaaacGATGATCATCTAGTAGATAAACAGCGTACAAGGTTCCAACAACGTCAACGAAAGCGGCAATGGGagtttaatgaaaacaaaaaaggtAATAGTGAATGTGAAGCAAAAAAGTTATGTGACCAACCTTTtgaaagaattaaaagaaaaaaaatggcaaTGCTGCTTGGCTATTGTGGCGTTGACTATTTTGGAATGCAaag AAATCCAGGtgttaaaacaattgaagagGACTTATTACAAGCATTGTTAGGTGCAAAATACATTACAGAGGAAGATTTTGTTAACCAACAAAATGCACAATTTCAAAGAAGTTCTAGAACAGACAAAGGTGTCTCGGCTGCAAGACAGGTTGTGTCAGTTAAACTAC CTCTTGAAGTCAATGTAgatgaaataaacaaaagacttCCAGAATGCATCAGAGTATTTGGAATAAAAAGGGTgactaataaatttaactcaaAATCAAAGTGCAATGCACGGACATATAGTTATACTCTTCCAACATATGTATTCGAAAAAGCAGTTTGCACAGATGAGGAAAGGAAGGTGTACAGAATATCAGCAGAAAAGCAGAATTTGGTGAATCAGTTACTAGGTCATTATAAAGGGACTAAAAGTTATCACAATTTCACAGAAAAAAA ACACCATCAGGACCCTTCAGCCTCAAGATATATGATGAGCTTTACAATGAAGAAGATCTTCATTGAATCTGAGGTCGAATTTGCTGAACTATTAGTTAAG GGACAAAGTTTCATGTTACATCAGATAAGAAAAATGGTTGGTTTAGTGATAGTTATTGCCAGAGGGCAAGCTGATCAAGGAATGATAGACAAAGCATTTGGTAAAGAAAAGGTGATGATACCCACAGCTCCTGGCCTCGGGCTCATGCTTGATAAG GTGCATTACGAACGTTATGATACCCGCTACAAAGATTCCCATGAAAGTCTTACCTGGGAAGACTTAGATGAcacaattgaaaaatttaaaatggaacACATTCatccaaatgttgtaaaaGGAGAAATAGAAGGAAGAAATATGGCTCTTTGGCTAGAAAAAATTGAAAAGCACTCATTTGATCCAAATGATTACGTTATGGAAGATAAAGATGACAACATTCAAGATGACGATGATGATGAGAAAGTTGATGCTGATATTGAAAATGATGAAGATGAAAGAGAAATAGACATTGACAAAAATAATGCTGACAGAAATGTTTGTGCCACAGACATAAAAAATGGTGAACAAGTTGAAGACATTGAGGGCAATAACAGTGATGGTGtggtaaaacataataatggAAATACTGATTCCACAGATGTAATTAGTGTAAGtgaagataaaaaagaaagtacTTGTGTATAG